tatattccaaataaatattgttctctCTCTAATATAGTACTACTATATTACTATATAGTAGTACTATATAGTAATATAGTAGTACTAGTAGTATACTATATTAGAATACTCTTTTATAGTTACAATTctagagaatttttttttttttcgaaatttgacaattttttgaagatttcagttgataaaattattccAACTTAATATTTTACATGGATATATTAatgcaaattatttatttaagtctTAGCTAAGCCTTAATCTTTGTTGAAGAATGAAATGAGAAATCATCAATGATTCTTGCGTTATAACTGAAAAACTAAGCAAACAAACATCAAGATAaggaaagaaatataaaagttcataaaaaaaaagtttggccTGGGAACGTCAAACCCTTTGGAGGTTTTACTATATTGACCTAGTACTTTCACCCtgacttaaaatttttcaccCCCCAGAATGGCTGTTGCACTGTGTAATTAACCCTAGAAAGCTAAACTATCGTAAAAATTAcgagtgtttttttttgtttagttttcttACATCACCCTGCGACGATTGATTCGTCCGTCTGGTTCCGTGCCTTACTGGCGCTGCTTCATCAGTTATTGTTTGGTGCACTTCTTTGCAGTTTGTCATTTTCGCTCTGTTTTCGATCACTCGTAAATTTTACGATAGTTTAGCTTTAACACTTGGATTTTTTTACAAACccgttttatttatggattattattgattgaaaagtgttaatattttgttcTCATGCGTAGTTTTAGTGGTAAATTTACATAAgttaatgtaaatataaataagttCCAAAAATGATTCGGAAGTGTACTGaaagtaaaattgaaaaatacttGCTACAGAGTGATAGTGATACATCTGACAATGATTCTGGATCGGATGATGAAGTAGATCTTCTGGTATAAGTATGATGGCGTTATAAACAGTGATGATACTGATGAAGACCCACACTACGACCCTGATGCAGACCTAGAGCTATCAGACGTTTCAAGTATGGATGAAGAAGAACCTCTACCACCGGTTAGGAAGAAGAAAAGGACTGATAACGTTAATCCTGTTGTTTTTGATTCACACGTAGTGGTTTGCGATACAATTAGTCTCAGAGGGAAAAATAGGCATCGTTGGACAAACAAGTCAATGGCTGCTAGAAATAGATCATCGATAGGCAGAAATATTATTCATATTACACCAGAATGCACTGATAttgcaaaaaacaaaataataccGATAGAAGTTTTCAGACTTTTTTTAACTGACGAAATCAAAAATACAAACTTGAAAATTCAAGAAAAGAGTGCTAACTATAAGGCACAAAATAAATCTGTTAGTGTGATGAGTGATACCGAATTTGATGCTCTATTAGGGTTATTAATTCTTAACCCAGAAATCAATGGTAATAGATACCACGTCACCATGAGCTGCGACCGTTTTGATTATTTGTTGGAATGCTTACGATTCGATGATTATAACACTCGAGCTGATAGGAGAAAAACTGACAACTAAACATTTTCCATATTAACTCCTCCCTACACGTTCTCTGCTGATGCTATCAATAGTTCAGCAGGTATTGCATCCTTTTCAGGGATTTCTTCGAGTTTCCAGAGTTTCTTCGTATCTCGGTTCCGGTACTAGTCACTATCTTCTTCAAATGttctttcatttaaaataattccgTTGTAATTTTTGCATATGCTTAGTTGATAGCGCAAAGGGAAAACATATTGGAAATGGAAATCCCATCAATTTCTGAATATTTTATAgactttttgataaattgaatCTTTATTACAAATCTGATATTAGATTGGCAGGAATTGTAGGAGGAAAATGTCAACCAATAGGAGGAATAGAAGTAGTGAATATTCAAGTTTTTATGTCGTTGATAGATTAATAACTGGATAAGAAATATTTCACTCATCTTGATCTAGCTAAtggataataaatacaatacttggtattattgttttgtaaacaaaagaaagaaataatttgaagattggctaaaaataattctaaattacaaaaaaaatattactccTATTATTATCATAAACACCAATACAGATTAGTAAATTAAACAaacgttatcaaattttatgCTGCTTTTTATAAAAGCTTTCCCAAAATCTCACTCGATCTTCATCCGAACTTATTCCGTTCGTTAACTCTTTATCAATacataaataatgaaatttatttaattccacCGGATTccatttaacattaattaaatcatcattaacatttttgccattCGGATTTCCGtattttgcaaaattcgtCCATAATCTAACCATACGCTTTATTGTTAAATCTTCAACACTGTGTTCTTCGACTTCTGAATttccaaacattttaaataaataacacaaTTCATCGTAATGTGAAGGAACCGGCTTTGTTACCCCTTGCAATTTTTTATAGAGATTTAATTTTCCATGGaaagcaaatttgaaaaaataaattggtaaAGCTTGGGTGGTTAAATGGGCTTTTATTGCTGTGTGTATCGGGTGTGTACAATATATATCAGCTTTAACCtaaaatgtaacatttttgtgtcATTTTCAAGCATGTAAGGAATTATGGATGTGGGAATTAAATACAtacttgtaaatatttttgtaaatctttCTCCTTTGGATAATTcccgttaaaataaaattttttaattttttcaagtacTTCTTTTGATTCTAAACTTTCTggctttaaatttaaattgtatgGAATTAAATCATCCAGGTTATTAATAACACCTGAATTTTCCTTAAatcttttttctgtttctttctCAAATAGAAAACCTTCGTGGGTTGTATATCCAATGAGAATAggcatttttgtatattttcctTTCGATATAATCAACCTTGGATCTTCCGTAAGAactgaattaattaattgattttcaattatgggatagaaatatttttgaacattCGGGGCAAGAATCTAGAAACAAAAGTGTTtacacaaaaacaataaataaattaaataaataccgAACTAGCCAAAACTTTTCTTTGACCTTCATAAATCGAAATACTTGattctttttgtaaaaattccaATAATTCATTTTCAGATTCACCATCAAATTTTAACACCTCCCcgagtttttttaatgaatctttTCTGCTAGTTGCCCATGAACACAAACTACATCCACCatgaagaattaatttatgtaCGAATCCGTTACATAACGATGATAACATAATATGATGTGCAATAGCAGCGCCACTACAAGCTCCAAAAAGCGTAACATTATCCGGATCCCCACAAAAACtcgtaatatttttttgcaccCACTTCAAGGACATTACAACATCTTTGATGCCTTGATTTCCGGTTACTCCCAATGATTGATCTTCAAGGTATGAAAACCCAAAGGCCCCGTATCGATAACAAACCGTTACCAGAACAATGTCttcagttaaaaaaaaatctggaCCGTGAAGTTCGGTTTTTGCATTTCCAGCAACAAAACCGTGTCCGTGAACGAAAACTATAACAGGTTTTAATGGCGATGATcgacatttatttaaattgggGGTGTAAACATTCAGATGAAGACAATCTTCGGAACCTTCAAGTTTTcgtgttaaaatattttttgaaatgcaCCCATCTTTTTCAGTAGTTGCGTCTAAAGTTCCGATCCAACGTTCGGGTGCTTCAGGAttctatttaataataataattggtgtaataaatataaaattaaatttaattaccttaAATCGTAATTTTCCAAGAGGTGGTTTTGCATAAGGTATGCTATAAAAGCTGTAAAATATACCATTCTTATAGTTTCTAGATAATTTTCCGCGTACTAAACCTTGTTGTAAATCAACGATAACTTCGTCCATAGCGATGTTCTCG
This genomic stretch from Onthophagus taurus isolate NC chromosome 7, IU_Otau_3.0, whole genome shotgun sequence harbors:
- the LOC111420397 gene encoding esterase B1-like codes for the protein MDEVIVDLQQGLVRGKLSRNYKNGIFYSFYSIPYAKPPLGKLRFKNPEAPERWIGTLDATTEKDGCISKNILTRKLEGSEDCLHLNVYTPNLNKCRSSPLKPVIVFVHGHGFVAGNAKTELHGPDFFLTEDIVLVTVCYRYGAFGFSYLEDQSLGVTGNQGIKDVVMSLKWVQKNITSFCGDPDNVTLFGACSGAAIAHHIMLSSLCNGFVHKLILHGGCSLCSWATSRKDSLKKLGEVLKFDGESENELLEFLQKESSISIYEGQRKVLASSILAPNVQKYFYPIIENQLINSVLTEDPRLIISKGKYTKMPILIGYTTHEGFLFEKETEKRFKENSGVINNLDDLIPYNLNLKPESLESKEVLEKIKKFYFNGNYPKEKDLQKYLQVKADIYCTHPIHTAIKAHLTTQALPIYFFKFAFHGKLNLYKKLQGVTKPVPSHYDELCYLFKMFGNSEVEEHSVEDLTIKRMVRLWTNFAKYGNPNGKNVNDDLINVKWNPVELNKFHYLCIDKELTNGISSDEDRVRFWESFYKKQHKI